A window of the Sabethes cyaneus chromosome 1, idSabCyanKW18_F2, whole genome shotgun sequence genome harbors these coding sequences:
- the LOC128746095 gene encoding xaa-Pro aminopeptidase ApepP-like, which yields MKSSKKYIIGASALLIILVGCGLAVGRALNGDDESMYDETPKSMQQILSDIRSLMEDNAIAAYIVPSVDAHSSEYISAHDRRLQYVTNFTGSAGTAIITLTEAALWTDSRYHLQAEGQLDADYWTLMREGLSEVPSRDDWLQQHLPSGSQVGVDPFLITSTEFDRLSRVLSSGGFRLVTLERNLVDSVWNNRPEQTSEPLIPLDIKFSGKRASEKITDLREELEKNKASAIVINSLDEIAWLLNLRGSDIRNTPVFFAYVIVSGSQITLFTNPDRIIDTIRDHFQTEGISVTVREYDDVLAGIKEQVQEHNKIIIATACNQAFYALIPADQRIQQYSIVATKRAVKNAIEAEGMRKAHIRDGAAVVRYLHWLEENVDSENITELSGAMKLREFRSVQENFVGLSFTAISAFGTNAAIVHYSPTEETDTLITRDNIYLIDSGGQYWDGTTDVTRSVHMGEPTAFQKEAFTRVLKGFLSLGSAVFPPKTSGTFFDAMARRALWDVGLDYGHGTGHGIGSFLGVHEYPPSLVSSTSSPGNVGLLENMFSSNEPGYYEANQFGIRLEDIVQVVPADVAHDFGGRGALTFYSNTVVPLQTKLMDTTLMSDHEIELVNKYHERVMKEVGPLLLEQEANDAYIWLAKQTQAIKRM from the exons AGCTTTGAATGGCGATGATGAATCTATGTACGATGAAACACCCAAATCTATGCAGCAAATCCTTTCGGATATACGCAGTTTGATGGAGGATAATGCCATTGCAGCTTACATAGTGCCCTCGGTGGATGCTCACAGT AGTGAATACATCTCGGCGCACGATCGACGGTTGCAGTACGTTACTAACTTCACCGGCTCTGCCGGGACGGCCATCATCACCCTAACGGAAGCTGCACTGTGGACCGATTCACGCTACCATCTGCAGGCGGAAGGACAGCTGGATGCGGACTATTGGACGTTGATGAGGGAAGGACTGTCGGAGGTTCCCAGTCGGGACGACTGGTTGCAGCAGCATCTGCCTTCGGGGTCTCAAGTCGGAGTGGATCCGTTTCTGATAACGTCAACCGAATTCGATCGTCTGTCGAGGGTGCTGAGCTCCGGAGGCTTTCGGCTGGTAACACTGGAACGGAACCTAGTGGACAGTGTGTGGAACAATCGACCGGAGCAAACTAGCGAACCGTTGATACCTTTGGATATTAAgttttctg gtaaacGAGCATCGGAGAAAATTACTGACCTTCGAGAAGAGCTGGAAAAGAACAAGGCTTCGGCAATCGTAATCAACAGTTTGGATGAAATCGCTT GGCTATTAAATCTACGCGGATCGGATATTCGGAATACTCCGGTATTTTTTGCCTATGTGATCGTGTCCGGCAGTCAGATTACACTGTTCACAAACCCAGATAGGATCATCGATACTATTCGTGATCACTTTCAGACGGAAGGCATCAGCGTGACGGTTCGGGAGTACGACGACGTTTTAGCTGGAATCAAAGAGCAAGTACAAGAGCACAATAAAATCATTATTGCCACTGCATGCAATCAGGCTTTTTATGCTCTAATTCCTGCCGATCAGAGAATTCAGCAGTACAGCATTGTGGCAACGAAACGTGCCGTAAAGAACGCCATCGAAGCCGAAGGAATGCGAAAAGCGCACATTCGCGATGGCGCTGCCGTTGTTCGTTACCTCCACTGGCTGGAAGAGAATGTCGATTCTGAAAACATTACCGAGCTATCTGGAGCGATGAAACTGCGCGAATTTCGTAGCGTACAAGAAAACTTTGTAGGACTGAGCTTTACGGCAATCAGTGCCTTCGGCACAAATGCAGCCATAGTGCACTATAGTCCTACGGAAGAGACGGACACTCTCATAACACGGGACAATATCTACCTCATCGACTCTGGTGGTCAGTATTGGGATGGAACTACCGACGTGACTCGGTCGGTGCACATGGGAGAGCCCACGGCTTTCCAGAAGGAGGCTTTTACTCGTGTCCTCAAGGGATTTCTCAGTCTCGGTTCGGCAGTATTTCCGCCGAAAACATCGGGAACATTTTTTGATGCAATGGCTCGGCGAGCCCTTTGGGATGTTGGTTTGGACTACGGTCATGGCACTGGTCATGGCATCGGATCATTCCTGGGTGTTCACGAATACCCACCCTCTCTGGTGTCCAGCACATCTTCGCCGGGCAACGTTGGACTCCTGGAAAATATGTTTTCTTCCAACGAACCCGGTTACTACGAAGCGAATCAGTTCGGAATTCGATTGGAGGACATTGTTCAGGTGGTGCCGGCTGATGTTGCCCACGATTTCGGCGGTCGAGGGGCGCTTACTTTCTACAGCAATACAGTGGTTCCGCTGCAAACCAAACTAATGGATACCACATTGATGAGCGACCATGAAATCGAGTTAGTGAATAAGTATCACGAACGAGTGATGAAGGAGGTTGGGCCTCTGCTGCTGGAACAGGAGGCTAATGATGCGTACATTTGGCTGGCTAAGCAAACGCAGGCAATCAAAAGGATGTAG